TCAAATCTGGCGGGTGGATCCCTGTGATGAAAAAGGGATACCACAAGTCGTTCGTTGTCTGGGCAGCGAGGGATTTCTGCCGACACAATTCCGCGCGCCGCGAGGTTTGTTCATCCACCAAAAGCGCCACGCCTTGATGGTGGCGGATACCGGCAACCATCGCGTACAAATTTTCGATCTTTCTTCGTTGCAGATGCTCGACATTTGGGGCGATCGCGGCGACACCGGCGAGCCGCAGCCGGGCCTTTGCGATGAACCCATCGCCCTGGCCGGTGATGTGAAAGGCAATATCTACGTGCTCAGCCGCAAAGGAAAACTGCTGCAAAAATTCAATCGCTTCGGACAGGTGGAAGCAGAATTTTGGACAGCCGTGGAGAGCAGCGGGAGGCTTACGAATCCCGTGGCGCTTGCCGTCGCAAAAAGCGGACATGCCGAGACGGTTTTTGTTCTCGACCATAAACTTGCGCCGGTCGAAGAGGCTCAGGTGCTCGAGTTCGATATTTCAGGAGCCTTCATTCATGCAGTGACTTTGCAAAATGCGGAGAGGCCGCTGGCAATGGTAGTCACTGCCTCCGCGATCTATCTCGGAGACAACGGCCGTCTGGGGGTCGTGCAATATGATCTTGATGGCTCGGAGGTTGGCGCGGCCGTGGGATTTCATGGCCCGGTGGCAGCGTTGACAGCAGATCATCGCGGGAATCTTCTTGTGCATACCGGCGAGGCCCGGCATCCGGTGTGGCTTGCCGGTGAGGCGGGATATCTAACCGCCGGCGATTTTTGGAGCGGACCTCTGGAGGTTGGCCAATACGAGGTCGTCTGGCATCGACTCCAGACGTGGGCCGCGCCTCTGCCGGCAGAATCGCATATTCAGTTTTACCTCATGACCGAAAAATCCGAGCCCGGAGAAGATCCGGCCACACTTTTCACCCCGCAGCACGAACGGCCGATTGATGTACTCGATCTGCTCATTCAAGAGCCCAAGGCCCGCCATCTCTACCTGGGCGCGCGCCTGAGCGGCGACGGCACCGGCTCGCCGCGCCTGTCGCAGATGCAAGTGAGTTACGATCACGAGACCTACTTGCACCATCTGCCGGCGATCTATCAGAACGACGAGGCCGGGCGGGCTTTCTTGAGCGCGGCGCTGTCTCTGTTCGAGAGCTTCTTTGAGGAGGGAGAAAGGAAAATC
The window above is part of the candidate division KSB1 bacterium genome. Proteins encoded here:
- a CDS encoding phage tail protein I, whose protein sequence is MNGNDKNNFFYLNRDNRWPGFHLNNVEINPQGELQLRAVPRAIRVLPENLASLLPPDLPAGIAAAADGTIFLSDSENHQIWRVDPCDEKGIPQVVRCLGSEGFLPTQFRAPRGLFIHQKRHALMVADTGNHRVQIFDLSSLQMLDIWGDRGDTGEPQPGLCDEPIALAGDVKGNIYVLSRKGKLLQKFNRFGQVEAEFWTAVESSGRLTNPVALAVAKSGHAETVFVLDHKLAPVEEAQVLEFDISGAFIHAVTLQNAERPLAMVVTASAIYLGDNGRLGVVQYDLDGSEVGAAVGFHGPVAALTADHRGNLLVHTGEARHPVWLAGEAGYLTAGDFWSGPLEVGQYEVVWHRLQTWAAPLPAESHIQFYLMTEKSEPGEDPATLFTPQHERPIDVLDLLIQEPKARHLYLGARLSGDGTGSPRLSQMQVSYDHETYLHHLPAIYQNDEAGRAFLSAALSLFESFFEEGERKIRELPALFDPYAAPRGFLPWLAGWLALEIDENWSEALARRTIAEAFAACGWRGTARGLRQSLESFAGIRTHILEPILHLHVWSLGETSTLGFDTMLASAHAQGAVVGTTATLDQSHLITNEEFGAPLFESVAHQFAVHVYRGEVNTAEKEEKVRSLIGREKPAHSDYHLCVIEPRMRVGLQSRVGIDTVVAGPPEVLRLNEELRKRSSLSGIPAGRIGERSQIGVSTRVY